A section of the Phaseolus vulgaris cultivar G19833 chromosome 8, P. vulgaris v2.0, whole genome shotgun sequence genome encodes:
- the LOC137826592 gene encoding protein ARABIDILLO 1-like isoform X1, with amino-acid sequence MNRRRKVARKSKGNVVQSSSPEVVDWNCLPDDTVIQLLSCLSYRDRASLSSTCKTWRSLGSSPCLWTSLDLRSHRFDAGMASSLAPRCVHLQKLRFRGAESADAIIHLRAKNLRELSGDYCRKISDATLSVIVARHESLESLQLGPDFCERISSDAIKAIAHCCPNLNKLRLSGIRDVNADAINTLAKHCSKLTDIGFIDCLNVDEVALGNVLSVRFLSVAGTSSMKWGVVSHLWHKIPNLIGLDVSRTDIGPSAVFRMLSLSQNLRVLIALNCPVLEEDTSFSASKYKNKLLVSLRTDVFKGLASLFFDNTKKGKNVFLDWRTSKNNDKDLNEIIPWLEWMLSHTLLRSAESPQQGLDNFWVEQGGALLLSLMQSSQEDVQERAATGLATFVVIDDENASIDCGRAEAVMRDGGIRLLLALAKSWREGLQSEAAKAIANLSVNANVAKAVAEEGGIEILAGLARSMNKLVAEEAAGGLWNLSVGEEHKGSIAEAGGIQALVDLIFKWSSSGDGVLERAAGALANLAADDKCSTEVALAGGVHALVMLARKCKFEGVQEQAARALANLAAHGDSNSNNAAVGQEAGALEALVQLTRSPHEGVRQEAAGALWNLSFDDKNREAIAASGGVQALVALAQACANASPGLQERAAGALWGLSVSEINSVAIGREGGVAPLIALARSEAEDVHETAAGALWNLAFNASNALRIVEEGGVSALVDLCSSSVSKMARFMAALALAYMFDGRMDEYAPGIPSESTSKSVSLDGARRMALKHIEAFVLMFSDPQAFAAAAASSAPAALAQVTEGARIQEAGHLRCRFPFLLIPLVLKLEDSSLCYEIPHLYSRLVQHLPFSSLQFLVDDMPCTMLTSCRNWGHREFCVARLQQQLPHLKQKSLPELFSAILSII; translated from the exons ATGAATCGTAGGAGGAAGGTAGCCAGGAAAAGCAAAGGGAATGTAGTGCAATCTAGTTCCCCTGAAGTTGTTGATTGGAACTGCTTGCCTGATGACACAGTAATTCAGCTGTTATCATGTCTGAGTTACCGAGATCGAGCTAGCTTGTCGTCAACTTGTAAGACATGGAGGTCTCTTGGTAGCTCCCCGTGTTTGTGGACTTCTCTGGATCTTCGTTCGCACAGGTTTGATGCTGGCATGGCTTCATCACTTGCTCCCAGGTGTGTGCATCTACAGAAGCTCAGGTTTCGGGGGGCGGAGTCTGCTGATGCAATAATTCATCTTCGAGCTAAGAACTTGCGTGAATTGAGCGGTGACTATTGCAGGAAGATTTCTGATGCAACTCTTTCAGTGATTGTGGCTCGGCATGAGTCACTTGAGAGCCTTCAGCTTGGACCAGATTTTTGTGAGAGAATAAGTAGTGATGCTATTAAAGCAATAGCTCATTGCTGCCCTAACTTGAATAAGCTTAGACTCTCGGGCATCAGAGATGTAAATGCTGATGCTATTAATACTTTGGCTAAACATTGTTCTAAGTTGACTGATATTGGGTTCATTGACTGTCTGAATGTTGACGAGGTTGCACTGGGAAATGTGTTATCAGTTCGTTTCCTTTCTGTGGCGGGGACATCAAGTATGAAGTGGGGAGTGGTTTCCCATCTTTGGCATAAAATTCCTAACCTAATTGGGTTAGATGTTTCAAGAACTGATATTGGTCCATCAGCTGTTTTCAGAATGTTATCCTTATCACAGAATTTGAGGGTTTTGATTGCTCTGAATTGTCCTGTCCTTGAAGAAGACACTAGCTTTTCTGCtagtaaatataaaaacaagttATTAGTTTCCCTTCGTACTGATGTTTTTAAAGGATTGGcttctttattttttgataatacaaagaaaggaaagaatGTGTTTTTGGACTGGAGGACCTCAAAGAATAATGATAAGGACCTTAATGAAATTATACCGTGGCTTGAGTGGATGCTATCCCACACACTTTTGCGTTCTGCTGAGAGTCCTCAGCAGGGTCTTGATAATTTCTGGGTTGAACAAGGTGGAGCACTTTTGCTTAGTCTAATGCAGAGTTCTCAAGAGGATGTTCAAGAGAGGGCAGCCACAGGACTTGCAACTTTTGTTGTAATTGATGACGAAAATGCTAGCATAGATTGTGGAAGGGCTGAAGCAGTTATGCGAGATGGAGGCATACGCCTCCTACTTGCCCTGGCAAAATCTTGGAGGGAAGGGCTTCAATCTGAGGCGGCTAAG GCCATTGCAAATTTGTCTGTCAATGCCAATGTGGCCAAAGCTGTTGCAGAAGAAGGTGGGATTGAGATTCTTGCTGGTTTGGCTAGGTCTATGAACAAGCTGGTGGCTGAAGAGGCTGCTGGAGGATTATGGAATCTCTCTGTTGGAGAAGAGCACAAG GGTTCTATTGCTGAAGCTGGGGGAATACAAGCTTTAGTTGATCTTATATTCAAGTGGTCCTCTAGTGGAGATGGAGTTTTA gAACGGGCGGCTGGTGCATTGGCTAATTTGGCAGCTGATGACAAGTGTAGTACAGAGGTTGCACTGGCAGGAGGTGTACATGCTCTGGTGATGCTTGCACGTAAGTGCAAATTTGAGGGAGTGCAAGAGCAG GCTGCACGTGCATTGGCTAACTTAGCTGCTCATGGAGATAGTAACAGTAACAATGCTGCTGTTGGACAAGAAGCAGGTGCTCTTGAGGCTCTTGTTCAACTTACTCGTTCTCCCCATGAGGGCGTCAG GCAAGAGGCTGCTGGTGCACTTTGGAATTTGTCATTTGACGATAAAAATCGAGAAGCCATTGCCGCATCTGGTGGAGTTCAGGCCTTG GTTGCTCTTGCCCAAGCTTGTGCTAATGCCTCCCCTGGACTTCAAGAGAGGGCTGCTGGAGCTCTGTGGGGATTGTCAGTTTCGGAAATTAATAG TGTTGCCATTGGACGAGAAGGGGGCGTTGCACCTCTGATTGCACTTGCACGGTCTGAAGCAGAG GATGTTCATGAAACTGCCGCAGGGGCACTATGGAATCTTGCTTTCAATGCTAGTAATGCTCTACGAATAGTAGAGGAAGGTGGAGTATCTGCACTTGTTGATCTCTGTTCCTCATCAGTATCAAAAATGGCACGCTTCATGGCTGCGTTGGCATTGGCTTACATGTTTGACGGGAG GATGGATGAATATGCACCAGGCATTCCATCTGAAAGTACTTCTAAGAGTGTGAGTTTGGATGGAGCCAGAAGGATGGCTTTGAAACACATTGAAGCTTTTGTTCTTATGTTCTCTGATCCACAAGCATTTGCGGCTGCTGCTGCATCATCTGCCCCTGCAGCATTAGCACAGGTTACTGAAGGTGCTCGTATTCAAGAAGCAGGACATCTAAGATGCAGGTTTCCTTTCCTCCTTATACCAT TGGTGCTGAAATTGGAAGATTCATCACTATGCTACGAAATCCCTCATCTATACTCAAGGCTTGTGCAGCATTTGCCCTTCTCCAG TTTACAATTCCTGGTGGACGACATGCCATGCACCATGCTGACCTCATGCAGAAATTGGGGGCACCGCGAATTCTGCGTGGCGCGGCTGCAGCAGCAACTGCCCCACTTGAAGCAAAAATCTTTGCCCGAATTGTTCTCCGCAATCTTGAGTATCATCTGA
- the LOC137826592 gene encoding protein ARABIDILLO 1-like isoform X2, giving the protein MNRRRKVARKSKGNVVQSSSPEVVDWNCLPDDTVIQLLSCLSYRDRASLSSTCKTWRSLGSSPCLWTSLDLRSHRFDAGMASSLAPRCVHLQKLRFRGAESADAIIHLRAKNLRELSGDYCRKISDATLSVIVARHESLESLQLGPDFCERISSDAIKAIAHCCPNLNKLRLSGIRDVNADAINTLAKHCSKLTDIGFIDCLNVDEVALGNVLSVRFLSVAGTSSMKWGVVSHLWHKIPNLIGLDVSRTDIGPSAVFRMLSLSQNLRVLIALNCPVLEEDTSFSASKYKNKLLVSLRTDVFKGLASLFFDNTKKGKNVFLDWRTSKNNDKDLNEIIPWLEWMLSHTLLRSAESPQQGLDNFWVEQGGALLLSLMQSSQEDVQERAATGLATFVVIDDENASIDCGRAEAVMRDGGIRLLLALAKSWREGLQSEAAKAIANLSVNANVAKAVAEEGGIEILAGLARSMNKLVAEEAAGGLWNLSVGEEHKGSIAEAGGIQALVDLIFKWSSSGDGVLERAAGALANLAADDKCSTEVALAGGVHALVMLARKCKFEGVQEQAARALANLAAHGDSNSNNAAVGQEAGALEALVQLTRSPHEGVRQEAAGALWNLSFDDKNREAIAASGGVQALVALAQACANASPGLQERAAGALWGLSVSEINSVAIGREGGVAPLIALARSEAEDVHETAAGALWNLAFNASNALRIVEEGGVSALVDLCSSSVSKMARFMAALALAYMFDGRMDEYAPGIPSESTSKSVSLDGARRMALKHIEAFVLMFSDPQAFAAAAASSAPAALAQVTEGARIQEAGHLRCSGAEIGRFITMLRNPSSILKACAAFALLQFTIPGGRHAMHHADLMQKLGAPRILRGAAAAATAPLEAKIFARIVLRNLEYHLIEHTV; this is encoded by the exons ATGAATCGTAGGAGGAAGGTAGCCAGGAAAAGCAAAGGGAATGTAGTGCAATCTAGTTCCCCTGAAGTTGTTGATTGGAACTGCTTGCCTGATGACACAGTAATTCAGCTGTTATCATGTCTGAGTTACCGAGATCGAGCTAGCTTGTCGTCAACTTGTAAGACATGGAGGTCTCTTGGTAGCTCCCCGTGTTTGTGGACTTCTCTGGATCTTCGTTCGCACAGGTTTGATGCTGGCATGGCTTCATCACTTGCTCCCAGGTGTGTGCATCTACAGAAGCTCAGGTTTCGGGGGGCGGAGTCTGCTGATGCAATAATTCATCTTCGAGCTAAGAACTTGCGTGAATTGAGCGGTGACTATTGCAGGAAGATTTCTGATGCAACTCTTTCAGTGATTGTGGCTCGGCATGAGTCACTTGAGAGCCTTCAGCTTGGACCAGATTTTTGTGAGAGAATAAGTAGTGATGCTATTAAAGCAATAGCTCATTGCTGCCCTAACTTGAATAAGCTTAGACTCTCGGGCATCAGAGATGTAAATGCTGATGCTATTAATACTTTGGCTAAACATTGTTCTAAGTTGACTGATATTGGGTTCATTGACTGTCTGAATGTTGACGAGGTTGCACTGGGAAATGTGTTATCAGTTCGTTTCCTTTCTGTGGCGGGGACATCAAGTATGAAGTGGGGAGTGGTTTCCCATCTTTGGCATAAAATTCCTAACCTAATTGGGTTAGATGTTTCAAGAACTGATATTGGTCCATCAGCTGTTTTCAGAATGTTATCCTTATCACAGAATTTGAGGGTTTTGATTGCTCTGAATTGTCCTGTCCTTGAAGAAGACACTAGCTTTTCTGCtagtaaatataaaaacaagttATTAGTTTCCCTTCGTACTGATGTTTTTAAAGGATTGGcttctttattttttgataatacaaagaaaggaaagaatGTGTTTTTGGACTGGAGGACCTCAAAGAATAATGATAAGGACCTTAATGAAATTATACCGTGGCTTGAGTGGATGCTATCCCACACACTTTTGCGTTCTGCTGAGAGTCCTCAGCAGGGTCTTGATAATTTCTGGGTTGAACAAGGTGGAGCACTTTTGCTTAGTCTAATGCAGAGTTCTCAAGAGGATGTTCAAGAGAGGGCAGCCACAGGACTTGCAACTTTTGTTGTAATTGATGACGAAAATGCTAGCATAGATTGTGGAAGGGCTGAAGCAGTTATGCGAGATGGAGGCATACGCCTCCTACTTGCCCTGGCAAAATCTTGGAGGGAAGGGCTTCAATCTGAGGCGGCTAAG GCCATTGCAAATTTGTCTGTCAATGCCAATGTGGCCAAAGCTGTTGCAGAAGAAGGTGGGATTGAGATTCTTGCTGGTTTGGCTAGGTCTATGAACAAGCTGGTGGCTGAAGAGGCTGCTGGAGGATTATGGAATCTCTCTGTTGGAGAAGAGCACAAG GGTTCTATTGCTGAAGCTGGGGGAATACAAGCTTTAGTTGATCTTATATTCAAGTGGTCCTCTAGTGGAGATGGAGTTTTA gAACGGGCGGCTGGTGCATTGGCTAATTTGGCAGCTGATGACAAGTGTAGTACAGAGGTTGCACTGGCAGGAGGTGTACATGCTCTGGTGATGCTTGCACGTAAGTGCAAATTTGAGGGAGTGCAAGAGCAG GCTGCACGTGCATTGGCTAACTTAGCTGCTCATGGAGATAGTAACAGTAACAATGCTGCTGTTGGACAAGAAGCAGGTGCTCTTGAGGCTCTTGTTCAACTTACTCGTTCTCCCCATGAGGGCGTCAG GCAAGAGGCTGCTGGTGCACTTTGGAATTTGTCATTTGACGATAAAAATCGAGAAGCCATTGCCGCATCTGGTGGAGTTCAGGCCTTG GTTGCTCTTGCCCAAGCTTGTGCTAATGCCTCCCCTGGACTTCAAGAGAGGGCTGCTGGAGCTCTGTGGGGATTGTCAGTTTCGGAAATTAATAG TGTTGCCATTGGACGAGAAGGGGGCGTTGCACCTCTGATTGCACTTGCACGGTCTGAAGCAGAG GATGTTCATGAAACTGCCGCAGGGGCACTATGGAATCTTGCTTTCAATGCTAGTAATGCTCTACGAATAGTAGAGGAAGGTGGAGTATCTGCACTTGTTGATCTCTGTTCCTCATCAGTATCAAAAATGGCACGCTTCATGGCTGCGTTGGCATTGGCTTACATGTTTGACGGGAG GATGGATGAATATGCACCAGGCATTCCATCTGAAAGTACTTCTAAGAGTGTGAGTTTGGATGGAGCCAGAAGGATGGCTTTGAAACACATTGAAGCTTTTGTTCTTATGTTCTCTGATCCACAAGCATTTGCGGCTGCTGCTGCATCATCTGCCCCTGCAGCATTAGCACAGGTTACTGAAGGTGCTCGTATTCAAGAAGCAGGACATCTAAGATGCAG TGGTGCTGAAATTGGAAGATTCATCACTATGCTACGAAATCCCTCATCTATACTCAAGGCTTGTGCAGCATTTGCCCTTCTCCAG TTTACAATTCCTGGTGGACGACATGCCATGCACCATGCTGACCTCATGCAGAAATTGGGGGCACCGCGAATTCTGCGTGGCGCGGCTGCAGCAGCAACTGCCCCACTTGAAGCAAAAATCTTTGCCCGAATTGTTCTCCGCAATCTTGAGTATCATCTGATAGAGCACACAGTGTAG
- the LOC137826593 gene encoding V-type proton ATPase subunit G 1-like has translation MDPFKGQGGIQMLLTAEQEAQHIVSNARNLRTQRLKQAKDEAEREAAQYRSHMEDEYQNSISETTGSSGSNVKKLEEETDAKIKDLKKTTTKVSSEVVEMLLKCVTNIKT, from the exons ATGGATCCCTTTAAAGGACAAGGAGGCATTCAGATGCTGCTAACTGCTGAACAAGAAGCACAACACATTGTATCTAATGCAAGAAATT TGAGAACCCAAAGGTTGAAGCAGGCAAAGGACGAAGCTGAGAGGGAGGCTGCACAATACAGATCTCACATGGAAGATGAGTATCAAAATTCAATTTCAGAG ACCACTGGGAGTTCTGGATCTAATGTAAAAAAACTTGAGGAGGAGACAGATGCTAAGATTAAAGATTTAAAGAAAACAACTACAAAGGTCTCATCAGAAGTAGTTGAAATGCTGCTCAAGTGTgttacaaatatcaaaacataA